The following proteins come from a genomic window of Azoarcus sp. PA01:
- a CDS encoding TIGR03013 family PEP-CTERM/XrtA system glycosyltransferase produces the protein MLKIFSHYFPSHVLQQVVFDGLVLFMAVIFAVAAQVSGGAVDWRVIVPSALLFAFAMILLNSAMGLYRPAEGERSTRTTIGRVLISIVVSIPVAFGVFLVLPWNYFASEAMQLSVMLLLGLVLLMRAMINRHWATSMFAPRVLIIGTGTDAVTVERSLGSPMRSGMEVVGFYAVEGEDSVDVDRNRVLDCKDLLQTVRELRVNEVIVAVRERRGGVLPIRELLDCKVWGVRVLDLSSFFERVQGQVRIDSLKASWLIYGDGFRQGLARAFVKRCFDLAASSILLLVALPVMAVTALLIVLEDGAPIFYRQERVGLGGRVFRVIKFRSMRRDAEQDGKPRWAVSGDDRVTRVGKVIRKLRIDELPQIFNVLKGEMSLVGPRPERPFFVDQLAQEIPFYAVRHCVKPGVTGWAQVRYQYGASVDDAIQKLQYDLYYVKNHTVVLDTLVLFETVRVVLTGEGAN, from the coding sequence ATGCTAAAAATATTCAGTCACTATTTTCCGTCCCACGTCCTGCAACAGGTCGTTTTCGACGGCCTCGTGCTTTTCATGGCGGTGATATTCGCGGTGGCGGCACAGGTGAGCGGCGGGGCTGTCGACTGGCGCGTCATCGTGCCTTCGGCGCTGCTTTTCGCGTTCGCGATGATTCTGCTGAACAGCGCGATGGGCCTGTATCGGCCGGCCGAAGGGGAGCGGTCGACGCGCACCACGATAGGGCGCGTGCTGATCTCGATTGTCGTGAGTATCCCGGTTGCGTTCGGAGTGTTCCTCGTGCTTCCGTGGAACTATTTCGCCTCCGAGGCAATGCAGCTCTCGGTAATGCTCTTGCTCGGTCTGGTTCTCCTGATGCGGGCGATGATCAACCGCCACTGGGCGACTTCGATGTTTGCCCCGCGCGTGTTGATCATCGGTACCGGAACGGACGCGGTGACGGTCGAGCGATCGCTCGGCAGCCCGATGCGCAGCGGCATGGAAGTAGTCGGCTTCTACGCGGTGGAAGGGGAGGATTCGGTCGATGTCGACCGGAACCGCGTGCTCGATTGCAAGGACCTTCTTCAGACGGTCCGGGAGCTTCGGGTGAACGAGGTGATCGTCGCAGTGCGGGAACGCCGCGGGGGAGTGCTTCCGATTCGTGAACTGCTCGACTGCAAGGTGTGGGGCGTCCGGGTGCTGGATCTGTCATCCTTCTTCGAGCGCGTGCAGGGACAGGTGCGCATCGATTCGCTGAAGGCGAGCTGGCTGATCTATGGCGACGGCTTCCGGCAAGGCCTTGCGCGCGCGTTCGTCAAGCGCTGCTTCGATCTGGCGGCCTCGTCGATCCTGTTGCTGGTCGCGCTGCCGGTGATGGCGGTCACCGCGCTGCTGATCGTGCTCGAGGATGGCGCGCCGATTTTCTATCGGCAGGAGAGGGTCGGGCTGGGCGGACGGGTGTTTCGCGTCATCAAGTTTCGCAGCATGCGACGCGACGCCGAACAGGACGGCAAGCCGCGATGGGCGGTGTCCGGCGACGACCGGGTCACGCGGGTCGGGAAGGTCATCCGCAAGCTGCGCATCGACGAGCTTCCGCAGATTTTCAACGTCCTGAAAGGTGAAATGAGCCTCGTCGGACCCCGCCCGGAGCGCCCGTTCTTCGTCGACCAACTCGCGCAGGAGATCCCGTTCTATGCCGTTCGCCACTGCGTCAAGCCAGGCGTCACCGGCTGGGCGCAGGTTCGATACCAATATGGCGCTTCGGTGGACGATGCCATTCAAAAGCTGCAATACGATCTGTATTACGTGAAGAACCATACCGTCGTGCTCGACACCCTCGTACTGTTCGAAACGGTCAGGGTCGTCCTGACCGGAGAGGGCGCGAACTGA
- a CDS encoding alpha/beta hydrolase translates to MPLSSQAKALLDMVYRVGAPRFHELSVDQARHSFRKLQWACGLPSPAVAATAEVVMTRADGSTLNARLYRPRESAGEDELPLLIYFHGGGWCVGDLESYDVLCRQLANGSGCAVLSIDYRLAPENPFPAAVEDAIFSIEWAAEQAQLLGIDRGCIALGGDSAGGNLSIVGALLAHKRASVAIRFMFLVYPSTQIASERPSRQLFSQGYLLDRESLEWFYGHYLRAGEDEDWRASPMRAPSLAGLPPILLVTAECDPLADDCVAFAERVRAEGGEIEHVTVDGVVHGFITLGQFFPQATHAVDRITAGLRQAFEP, encoded by the coding sequence ATGCCCCTCTCATCCCAGGCGAAGGCACTGCTGGACATGGTCTACCGTGTCGGCGCCCCGCGTTTTCACGAGCTGTCCGTCGATCAGGCGCGACATTCATTCCGGAAATTGCAGTGGGCATGCGGTCTGCCTTCTCCGGCGGTTGCGGCGACAGCGGAAGTGGTGATGACGCGTGCGGACGGGAGCACGTTGAACGCGCGCCTGTACCGCCCGCGGGAGAGCGCCGGGGAAGACGAGCTTCCGCTGCTGATCTACTTTCACGGCGGCGGCTGGTGCGTCGGCGACCTTGAAAGTTATGACGTTCTTTGTCGTCAGCTGGCAAACGGCTCCGGCTGCGCGGTGCTGTCGATCGACTATCGGCTCGCGCCTGAGAATCCCTTTCCGGCCGCAGTCGAGGATGCTATTTTTTCTATTGAGTGGGCAGCAGAACAGGCGCAACTGCTGGGCATAGACCGGGGATGTATCGCGTTGGGAGGGGATAGTGCGGGCGGAAACCTTTCGATTGTCGGCGCGCTCCTGGCCCATAAACGGGCAAGTGTCGCGATCCGGTTCATGTTCCTGGTCTACCCGAGCACCCAGATCGCCAGTGAGCGTCCGTCGCGCCAACTTTTCAGCCAAGGGTATCTCCTCGACCGCGAGAGCCTCGAATGGTTTTACGGTCACTACCTCCGGGCAGGCGAGGACGAAGACTGGCGGGCGTCGCCGATGCGCGCGCCGTCATTGGCCGGATTACCGCCGATCCTTCTCGTCACGGCGGAATGCGATCCTCTGGCGGACGACTGCGTGGCTTTTGCAGAACGGGTACGAGCGGAGGGGGGAGAGATCGAACACGTCACGGTGGATGGCGTCGTCCACGGCTTCATCACGTTGGGACAGTTTTTTCCGCAAGCCACGCATGCCGTGGACCGGATCACTGCCGGCCTGCGCCAAGCATTCGAGCCCTGA
- a CDS encoding DUF3141 domain-containing protein — protein sequence MNFPIPVPSAATLPLMDPFGFARSAFDYWRDAVERSVLFMDVMRHRGNQYLEHIEKTKPSVLGFETEVLMDGRELPRPVNYELMRVLPPPGIEIDPQRRPFVVVDPRAGHGPGIGGFKPDSEIGVALRAGHPCYFVGFLPYPEPGQTVEDVVEAEVAFLRCVIERHPKTAEKPMVVGNCQAGWQIMMAAALEPDLFGPILIAGSPLSYWAGERGKAPMRYTGGLSGGSWMTALLSDMGNGLFDGAWLVQNFENLNPANTWWTKQYRVFANVDTEAVRYLEFERWWGGHVVLGGQEIQYIVDNLFIGNRLSTAQLMTSDGRRIDLRNVRSPVVVFCSRGDDITPPPQALGWVRDLYEGVDGIIANEQTIVYCVHDSTGHLGIFVSGSVSRKEHTEFTANMDYIDVLPPGLYETSISRADERADAGLIEREYLLEFTPRTVAELDREIGHRPDDEARFATVARISEINLGLYRLFLQPWVRAMSTPASAKWMRRMHPNRLGYRLLSNRNPLTLSLPALAEKVRADRHPVGEDNVFRRAETVMSEQIARGLDTWRDLRDKASEQLFLSIYGQPLLQVLVGLRADGQAHRRRPGTELEHRRFIERRQAELHARIEAGGSHEAKMRSIIYVLGGAPATDERNFKRMRASRAELEPGLKLADFKHLLREQFFILKYDREAALEAIPTLLKGQSDAEIDAHLKQIEHVLAASGDLSAHAADRFDRIKSLFLRARPNALAVASTSASAGSQSSPVEMTEPASPAPLASSGEARQTVASALPVAQVQHVQDGDSGRTPDGGKPAAAPRRRAARKPKA from the coding sequence ATGAATTTCCCGATACCGGTACCTTCGGCAGCGACACTGCCCCTGATGGATCCGTTCGGTTTCGCACGGTCCGCCTTCGACTACTGGCGGGATGCCGTCGAGCGCAGCGTGCTGTTCATGGACGTGATGCGCCATCGTGGTAACCAGTACCTCGAGCATATCGAGAAGACCAAGCCCAGCGTGCTGGGTTTCGAGACCGAAGTGCTGATGGACGGCCGCGAACTGCCGCGGCCGGTGAATTATGAACTGATGCGGGTCCTGCCTCCGCCGGGCATCGAGATCGACCCGCAGCGGCGGCCTTTCGTCGTCGTCGATCCGCGCGCCGGGCACGGCCCCGGCATCGGCGGTTTCAAGCCCGACAGCGAGATCGGCGTCGCGCTGCGCGCGGGTCATCCGTGCTACTTCGTCGGTTTTCTGCCCTATCCCGAACCGGGGCAGACCGTCGAAGACGTCGTCGAGGCGGAAGTCGCGTTCCTGCGTTGCGTCATCGAACGTCACCCGAAAACCGCGGAAAAGCCGATGGTCGTCGGCAACTGCCAGGCGGGCTGGCAGATCATGATGGCCGCGGCTCTGGAGCCGGACCTGTTCGGCCCGATCCTGATCGCCGGCTCGCCGCTTTCATACTGGGCGGGCGAGCGGGGCAAGGCGCCGATGCGCTATACCGGGGGCCTGTCCGGCGGCAGCTGGATGACGGCACTGTTGAGCGACATGGGCAACGGGCTGTTCGATGGCGCCTGGCTGGTCCAGAACTTCGAAAACCTCAACCCGGCCAACACGTGGTGGACCAAGCAGTACCGAGTGTTCGCGAATGTCGATACCGAGGCTGTGCGCTATTTGGAGTTCGAGCGCTGGTGGGGCGGGCACGTCGTGCTCGGCGGCCAGGAGATCCAGTACATCGTCGATAACCTGTTCATTGGAAACCGTCTTTCGACCGCCCAGCTGATGACGTCCGACGGGCGGCGCATCGACTTGCGCAACGTGCGCTCGCCGGTCGTGGTGTTCTGCTCGCGGGGCGATGACATCACCCCGCCGCCGCAGGCCCTGGGCTGGGTGCGCGACCTCTATGAAGGGGTTGACGGCATCATCGCCAACGAACAGACGATTGTGTATTGCGTGCACGACAGCACCGGTCACTTGGGCATCTTCGTCTCGGGCAGCGTCTCGCGCAAGGAGCACACCGAGTTCACCGCCAACATGGACTACATCGACGTGCTGCCGCCGGGACTCTACGAGACGTCGATTTCGCGCGCCGACGAGCGTGCCGATGCGGGGCTGATCGAGCGCGAGTACCTGCTCGAGTTTACGCCGCGCACGGTCGCCGAACTCGATCGCGAGATCGGCCACCGTCCCGACGATGAAGCGCGTTTCGCCACGGTCGCCCGCATTTCCGAGATCAACCTGGGCCTCTATCGCCTGTTCTTGCAGCCTTGGGTGCGCGCGATGTCGACGCCCGCGTCGGCCAAATGGATGCGCCGCATGCATCCGAACCGTCTCGGCTACCGCCTGCTTTCCAACCGCAACCCGCTCACCCTGTCGCTGCCGGCACTCGCCGAGAAAGTGCGCGCCGACCGCCATCCGGTCGGCGAGGACAACGTCTTTCGCAGGGCCGAGACCGTCATGTCCGAGCAGATCGCCCGCGGTCTCGACACGTGGCGCGACCTGCGCGACAAGGCCAGTGAACAGCTTTTCCTGAGCATCTATGGCCAGCCGCTGCTGCAGGTTCTGGTTGGCCTGCGCGCCGACGGACAGGCGCACCGCCGCCGTCCGGGCACCGAACTGGAGCATCGTCGCTTCATCGAGCGCCGTCAGGCCGAGCTTCATGCCCGTATTGAAGCGGGGGGCAGTCACGAGGCCAAGATGCGTTCGATCATCTACGTGCTTGGTGGCGCCCCGGCGACCGATGAGCGCAACTTCAAGCGGATGCGTGCGTCGCGTGCGGAACTCGAGCCGGGCCTCAAACTGGCCGACTTCAAGCATCTGCTGCGCGAGCAATTCTTCATCCTCAAGTATGACCGCGAGGCGGCGCTGGAGGCGATCCCGACTTTGCTCAAAGGACAGAGCGACGCCGAGATCGATGCGCACCTGAAGCAGATCGAGCACGTGCTGGCCGCCAGCGGCGACCTGAGTGCGCATGCGGCCGATCGATTCGATCGCATCAAGTCGCTGTTCCTGCGTGCGCGACCGAACGCCCTCGCAGTGGCATCGACGTCCGCGAGCGCGGGCTCGCAATCGTCACCGGTCGAGATGACCGAGCCCGCCTCGCCTGCGCCCTTAGCCAGCAGTGGGGAGGCTCGACAAACAGTCGCGAGCGCTCTGCCGGTGGCGCAGGTGCAGCACGTGCAGGATGGCGACAGCGGCCGGACGCCGGATGGCGGCAAGCCCGCCGCGGCCCCGCGACGACGCGCGGCGCGCAAGCCGAAAGCCTGA
- a CDS encoding DUF808 domain-containing protein: MAGTTLLTLIDDIASILDDVATMTKVAAKKTAGVLGDDLALNAQQVTGVQPDRELPVVWAVAKGSLLNKVILVPSALLVSWLAPWLITPLLMVGGAFLCFEGFEKLAHKFLHSPAEDEAEHRKTLQALSDPGVDLVALEKEKIKGAVRTDFILSAEIVVITLGTVAAASLMQRVSVLVGISLLMTVGVYGLVAGIVKLDDLGLHLQRGPSPLRRRLGEGLLRTAPWLMKTLSVLGTAAMFMVGGGILLHGWPTLAHAVEEFSAAFGGLLSSLLNTAAGAGIGVIAGAVVLGAVTLLQRLRR, translated from the coding sequence ATGGCCGGAACCACCTTGCTCACGCTGATCGACGACATTGCGAGCATCCTGGACGACGTCGCCACGATGACCAAGGTGGCGGCCAAGAAGACCGCCGGCGTGCTCGGTGATGACCTGGCCCTCAATGCGCAACAGGTCACGGGTGTGCAGCCCGACCGCGAACTGCCAGTCGTCTGGGCGGTGGCAAAAGGTTCATTGCTGAACAAAGTGATCCTCGTCCCGTCGGCGCTGCTGGTCAGCTGGCTCGCGCCGTGGCTCATCACCCCGTTGCTGATGGTCGGCGGTGCATTCCTGTGTTTCGAAGGCTTCGAAAAACTGGCCCACAAGTTCCTGCACTCGCCTGCGGAGGATGAAGCGGAACACCGGAAAACCTTGCAGGCGCTGAGCGACCCAGGCGTGGATCTGGTTGCGCTTGAAAAGGAAAAGATCAAGGGGGCGGTGCGCACCGATTTCATCCTTTCGGCGGAGATCGTGGTCATCACGCTGGGCACGGTGGCGGCCGCCTCCCTGATGCAGCGGGTGAGCGTCCTGGTCGGCATATCGCTGCTGATGACGGTGGGCGTATATGGTCTGGTGGCCGGCATCGTCAAGCTCGACGACCTCGGTCTACACCTGCAGCGCGGCCCGTCCCCCCTGCGTCGCCGCCTGGGCGAAGGGCTGCTGCGCACCGCACCTTGGCTGATGAAGACGCTCTCGGTCCTGGGCACTGCAGCGATGTTCATGGTCGGCGGCGGCATCCTGCTGCACGGCTGGCCCACGCTCGCTCATGCCGTCGAAGAATTTTCGGCAGCTTTCGGCGGGCTGCTCAGTAGCTTGCTGAATACGGCGGCAGGAGCCGGGATCGGCGTGATCGCCGGCGCCGTCGTGCTGGGTGCCGTCACATTGCTGCAACGCTTGCGCCGATGA
- a CDS encoding type II toxin-antitoxin system HicA family toxin: MSHKHRAVLESIFHEPPKSNIQWREVESLLNHLGAVIEPGHGGRFRVELNRHEFFLHHPHHSNEFSKQSVKQLREFLADAGVTPSLYEANHE; the protein is encoded by the coding sequence ATGAGTCACAAACACCGGGCCGTTCTGGAATCGATTTTTCACGAACCGCCGAAAAGCAACATTCAGTGGCGCGAGGTCGAGTCCTTGCTCAACCATCTCGGCGCTGTCATCGAGCCAGGCCACGGCGGACGCTTCCGTGTCGAGTTGAACCGCCACGAGTTCTTCCTCCACCATCCCCACCACAGCAACGAGTTCAGCAAGCAATCCGTCAAACAGTTGCGCGAGTTTTTGGCCGACGCCGGAGTCACTCCCTCGCTCTACGAGGCGAATCACGAATAA
- a CDS encoding bacterioferritin: MGEFDKEPVVAVLNRILESELAGVVRYTHYSFLVFGFGRIPIVSWLREQADESLMHARMVGEWVTTLGAYPSLAIGPLLDSHKHDIGAILRESLEAERAALQLYRDLLALVTDRSVALEEFARRMIEVEELHLAEVDKMLRKPGDVSAFAPQSP; this comes from the coding sequence ATGGGGGAATTCGACAAGGAACCGGTCGTCGCGGTCCTGAACCGCATCCTCGAATCCGAACTGGCCGGCGTCGTGCGCTACACGCATTACTCCTTCCTCGTGTTCGGCTTCGGCCGCATCCCGATTGTCTCGTGGCTGCGCGAGCAGGCCGACGAGTCGCTGATGCATGCGCGCATGGTCGGCGAATGGGTCACGACGCTCGGCGCCTACCCGTCGCTCGCGATCGGTCCGCTGCTCGACTCGCACAAGCACGATATCGGGGCGATCCTGCGCGAGTCCCTCGAAGCCGAGCGCGCCGCCCTGCAGCTGTACCGCGATCTGCTCGCGCTCGTCACCGACCGCTCGGTTGCGCTCGAGGAATTTGCACGGCGGATGATCGAGGTCGAGGAATTGCATCTTGCGGAAGTCGACAAGATGTTGCGCAAACCCGGGGACGTGTCGGCGTTCGCCCCGCAGTCGCCGTAG
- the def gene encoding peptide deformylase: MTIRTLLRMGDPRLLQPAAPVDAFGTAALAALVVDLFDTMTAHGGVGLAAPQIGVGLQVVIFGFERSERYPDAPPVPRTVLLNPVITPLDERVEEGWEGCLSVPGLRGIVPRHTRIRYQGVDPRGQTIDRVAEGFHARVVQHECDHLAGVLYPMRVRDFSRFGYTDVLFPDLDKA, from the coding sequence ATGACGATCCGCACACTTCTTCGCATGGGCGACCCGCGCCTGCTCCAGCCCGCCGCGCCGGTCGACGCCTTCGGCACGGCAGCGCTCGCCGCGCTCGTCGTCGACCTGTTCGACACGATGACGGCCCACGGCGGTGTCGGGCTGGCGGCGCCACAGATCGGCGTCGGGCTGCAGGTGGTGATTTTCGGTTTCGAGCGCAGCGAACGCTACCCGGACGCTCCACCGGTGCCGCGGACGGTCTTGTTGAACCCGGTGATCACCCCGCTCGATGAACGTGTCGAGGAGGGCTGGGAAGGGTGCCTGTCGGTGCCCGGACTGCGCGGCATCGTTCCGCGCCACACGCGTATCCGTTATCAGGGCGTCGATCCGCGTGGCCAGACGATCGATCGCGTTGCCGAAGGTTTTCACGCCCGGGTGGTGCAGCACGAGTGCGACCACCTGGCTGGAGTGCTCTACCCGATGCGGGTGCGCGACTTCAGTCGCTTCGGCTACACCGATGTGTTGTTTCCCGATCTGGACAAGGCATAG
- a CDS encoding L-threonylcarbamoyladenylate synthase, which yields MTSADVAAANDEIRRAAGLLRAGELVGMPTETVYGLAADALNIAAVGRIFAAKGRPVDHPLIVHLPDARHLARWAREIPDDAFALARAFWPGPLTLILKRQHGVPDVITGGQDTVGLRVPDHPVALALLQAFGSGIAAPSANRFGRISPTTAEHVRQELGDKVALILDGGPCAVGIESTILDLSRDAPQILRPGAISAEDIASVIGRLPRSRPTPTGEASVADETGGATDDGEPRVSGSLSAHYAPRTPLQMVAASQLVELAATLAAEGSRVAVLAHRCDDPHDARLTWRAVPLDAAGYAHALYANLRDLDACGADCIVVETLPATDEWQAVNDRLGRAAAGSGDADET from the coding sequence ATGACGAGCGCTGACGTCGCTGCGGCGAACGACGAGATCCGTCGCGCCGCCGGGCTGCTGCGCGCCGGCGAACTCGTCGGCATGCCGACCGAGACGGTCTACGGGCTTGCCGCCGACGCGCTCAATATTGCCGCGGTCGGCCGGATCTTCGCCGCGAAAGGGCGCCCCGTCGATCACCCACTGATCGTTCACCTGCCCGATGCTCGCCATCTGGCGCGCTGGGCGCGCGAGATTCCGGACGATGCTTTCGCGCTCGCCCGCGCCTTCTGGCCCGGGCCGCTGACCTTGATCCTGAAGCGTCAGCACGGCGTCCCCGACGTCATCACCGGCGGTCAGGACACGGTCGGCCTGCGTGTGCCGGACCACCCCGTCGCGCTCGCGCTGCTGCAGGCTTTCGGTTCCGGTATCGCCGCGCCCTCCGCCAACCGCTTCGGCCGCATCAGCCCGACCACTGCCGAGCACGTGCGGCAGGAACTCGGCGACAAGGTCGCGCTGATCCTCGACGGCGGCCCGTGCGCGGTCGGCATCGAATCCACGATCCTCGACCTGTCGCGCGACGCGCCGCAGATCCTGCGCCCCGGCGCGATCTCTGCCGAAGACATCGCCTCCGTCATCGGCCGCCTCCCGCGCTCCCGCCCCACGCCGACCGGCGAGGCCAGCGTCGCGGACGAAACGGGCGGTGCCACCGACGACGGCGAACCGCGCGTATCGGGCTCGCTGTCGGCGCACTACGCACCGCGCACGCCACTGCAGATGGTCGCCGCTTCGCAGCTCGTCGAACTCGCGGCAACGCTCGCCGCCGAAGGAAGCCGCGTCGCCGTTCTCGCGCACCGCTGCGACGATCCGCACGATGCGCGCCTGACCTGGCGCGCCGTGCCGCTCGATGCTGCCGGCTATGCCCACGCGCTCTACGCCAACCTGCGCGACCTCGACGCCTGCGGCGCCGATTGCATCGTCGTCGAAACCCTGCCCGCCACCGACGAGTGGCAAGCGGTCAATGACCGCCTCGGACGCGCCGCCGCCGGCTCGGGCGACGCCGACGAAACGTGA
- a CDS encoding 5-(carboxyamino)imidazole ribonucleotide synthase, translating to MILPPATLGMLGGGQLGRFFVSAAHEMGYRVWVLDPDSHSPAGLIADRHLVAAYDDYAALDELAAACAGVTTEFENVPAATLDYLAKFLSVHPSASAVAVCQNRIAEKTFLADNDLPHGPFAVVRNEAEVRNAGPGLFPAVLKVARFGYDGKGQARVANSDEALHAFHQFGGEACVLEKMLDLDCELSVVLARDESGNMRCFDPSENRHRHGILDVTIAPARVAPALTARAREVAGQIAGKLGYVGTLGVEFFVCGGALYVNEMAPRPHNSGHHTIDACVTSQYEQQVRALCGLPLGEPRAHSIAVMVNLLGELWYDGAPAGSPYREPDWSVLHAVPNLRLHLYAKYHARAGRKMGHFTVIGDDAEKTLAAALHGRAVIGIRDDER from the coding sequence ATGATCCTCCCTCCCGCAACCCTCGGCATGCTCGGTGGCGGCCAACTCGGCCGCTTCTTCGTTTCTGCCGCCCACGAAATGGGGTACCGCGTGTGGGTCCTCGATCCGGACTCGCACAGCCCGGCCGGCCTGATCGCCGACCGCCACCTCGTCGCCGCCTACGATGACTACGCCGCGCTCGACGAACTCGCCGCGGCCTGTGCCGGGGTGACGACCGAGTTCGAAAACGTCCCGGCCGCGACGCTCGATTACCTCGCCAAATTCCTTTCGGTGCACCCTTCGGCGAGCGCGGTCGCGGTCTGCCAGAACCGCATCGCAGAGAAGACTTTCCTTGCCGACAACGACCTGCCGCACGGCCCGTTCGCGGTCGTGCGCAACGAGGCCGAAGTCCGCAATGCCGGTCCCGGGCTGTTCCCGGCAGTCCTCAAGGTGGCGCGCTTCGGCTATGACGGCAAGGGCCAGGCGCGTGTCGCAAACTCCGACGAAGCCTTGCACGCGTTCCACCAGTTCGGCGGCGAAGCCTGCGTGCTCGAGAAAATGCTGGACCTCGATTGCGAACTGTCGGTCGTCCTCGCGCGCGACGAGTCGGGCAACATGCGCTGCTTCGACCCGTCGGAAAACCGCCACCGCCACGGCATTCTCGATGTCACCATCGCGCCAGCCCGGGTCGCCCCGGCACTCACCGCGCGGGCCCGCGAAGTCGCCGGACAGATCGCCGGAAAGCTCGGCTATGTCGGCACGCTCGGTGTCGAGTTCTTCGTCTGCGGCGGCGCGCTTTACGTGAACGAAATGGCGCCGCGCCCGCACAACAGCGGCCATCACACGATCGATGCCTGCGTCACCAGCCAGTACGAGCAGCAGGTACGGGCACTGTGCGGACTGCCGCTCGGCGAGCCGCGCGCGCACAGCATCGCCGTGATGGTGAATCTGCTCGGCGAACTCTGGTACGACGGCGCGCCTGCCGGCAGCCCATACCGCGAACCGGACTGGTCCGTGCTCCACGCGGTACCGAATCTCCGCCTGCACCTGTACGCGAAATATCACGCGCGCGCCGGGCGAAAAATGGGGCATTTCACCGTGATCGGCGACGACGCCGAAAAAACGCTGGCCGCGGCGCTGCACGGGCGGGCAGTGATCGGCATTCGCGATGACGAGCGCTGA